A single Filimonas effusa DNA region contains:
- a CDS encoding glycosyl hydrolase: MKKLCFPLLLLTCAAHAQVTSPLYHEVSAAELYRQFHQPPAAAAPWVFWHWVQGAVSREGITADLMAMKEAGIAGAYLMTIKDAANPPVYQPAMRQLTPEWWEMMVFAMKEAKRIGVRLSMVASDGFSLAGGPWITPDLAMQKVVYSSLEVEGGKRFQDTLPLPETYKGYYRDIAVYAYPSQEPAITAPLPVITSSRADGDVSGLASKNNTKTFSSNDPCWIQYSYARPFTCRAIVIRTNGNNYQAHRLLIQVSDDGVRFRNAGRLQAPRHGWQDTDADVTHAIEPVTAKYFRFVYDKEGTEPGSEDLDAAKWKPTLKLKGIELLTAPRLHQYEGKSGLVWRISPRTTEQQLPDSLCVPIDKVIPLSGKVNARGQLVWEVPAGRWTILRMGHTATGHTNATGGAGIGLECDRFNPAAIELQFNNWFREARRRGGPELASNLTRLFLESWESGSQNWSPVFRDAFQRLRGYDPLPYLPAMAGIPVGSVAIAEGFLYDVRQTIAQLISDTCFATFAKLAHDNGCELVAESVAPTMMSDGMLHFSKVDMPMGEFWFNSPTHDKPNDMLDAISGAHIYGKPVIQAEAFTTVRMAWNEHPGSLKTIQDRNYALGLNSVAYHVFVQNPWTDRKPGSTLDGVGLYFQRDQTWWKPGVAWVDYARRCQSLLQLGKPVADVAVFTGEELPRRSILPDRLVTTLPGIMGADRVREEKLRLANVGQPLRVKPDGVTHAANMADPENWTDPLRGYAYDSFNEDAILRLATVHDGRIVLPGGASYGVLVLPVPGAATPDGGYMNPAVAKRIGELVKAGATVIAGDRSLKAPGLHQEAVALPVVTGKGKLLKAPYNDASFAALGIAPDLIMKDSTGKQAKAMAWTHRTAADFDLYFVANQLDKPRILELSLRETGRLPELWDPVTGDTMVARNWKVQGGRTVLPVKLEANASVFVVLRKKAVPAKQASGNNYTTPKVIQTLQGGWKVQFDTAFGGPAAAVPFSRLQDWSKHELPGVKYYSGTAVYTYDLEWNQSLPSGRTWLQLGEVANLAAVKLNGVDCGISWTAPYRVDITKALKKGMNKLEISVTNTWANRLIGDHILKDQKPVTWTTAPFRLEGKPLEAAGLLGPVTIAAE; the protein is encoded by the coding sequence ATGAAGAAATTATGTTTCCCCCTCTTGCTGTTGACTTGTGCGGCTCATGCACAGGTAACTAGTCCGTTGTATCATGAAGTGAGTGCCGCTGAGTTATACCGGCAATTTCATCAGCCTCCGGCCGCTGCCGCGCCATGGGTGTTCTGGCATTGGGTACAAGGCGCTGTGTCGCGGGAAGGGATCACTGCCGATTTAATGGCAATGAAAGAAGCGGGTATCGCAGGCGCTTATCTTATGACCATTAAAGATGCTGCCAATCCGCCTGTTTATCAGCCTGCGATGCGGCAGCTGACTCCTGAGTGGTGGGAGATGATGGTGTTTGCGATGAAGGAAGCAAAACGTATTGGTGTAAGACTGTCGATGGTGGCGAGTGATGGATTTTCGCTGGCAGGTGGTCCCTGGATCACACCGGATCTGGCGATGCAGAAAGTAGTGTACAGTTCGCTGGAAGTAGAAGGAGGAAAACGTTTTCAGGACACATTGCCTTTACCGGAAACTTATAAAGGGTATTACCGCGATATAGCCGTGTATGCTTATCCTTCCCAGGAACCCGCTATAACGGCTCCATTGCCCGTTATAACCAGCTCCAGGGCGGACGGAGATGTTTCGGGTCTGGCTTCGAAGAATAATACCAAAACTTTCAGTTCCAATGATCCCTGCTGGATTCAATATAGTTATGCCCGGCCTTTTACCTGCCGTGCTATTGTTATAAGAACCAATGGTAATAATTACCAGGCGCACCGGCTGCTGATACAAGTTAGTGACGATGGTGTCCGCTTCCGCAATGCCGGACGTTTACAGGCGCCGCGCCATGGCTGGCAGGATACGGATGCAGATGTTACGCATGCCATAGAACCTGTTACCGCAAAGTATTTCCGTTTTGTATATGATAAAGAAGGCACCGAGCCGGGATCGGAAGACCTGGATGCTGCCAAGTGGAAACCAACCCTTAAGCTAAAGGGAATTGAACTGTTAACCGCACCCAGGTTGCACCAGTACGAAGGGAAATCAGGATTGGTATGGCGTATTAGTCCGCGTACCACTGAGCAGCAATTGCCTGATTCGTTATGTGTACCTATAGATAAGGTCATACCGCTTTCCGGTAAGGTAAATGCACGCGGGCAACTGGTTTGGGAGGTACCTGCGGGCAGGTGGACCATTCTGCGTATGGGACATACCGCCACAGGGCATACAAATGCCACCGGTGGCGCAGGGATAGGATTGGAATGCGACAGGTTTAATCCTGCTGCTATAGAATTACAATTCAATAACTGGTTCAGGGAAGCCCGTCGTCGCGGCGGGCCTGAGCTGGCTTCCAACCTTACGAGATTATTTCTTGAAAGCTGGGAATCGGGCAGTCAGAACTGGTCGCCTGTTTTCCGTGATGCTTTTCAGCGTTTAAGAGGATATGATCCTTTGCCTTACCTGCCGGCCATGGCAGGTATTCCGGTAGGCTCTGTAGCTATAGCTGAAGGTTTTTTATATGATGTTCGCCAGACGATCGCGCAGCTGATAAGTGATACCTGCTTTGCCACATTTGCGAAGCTGGCGCATGATAATGGTTGTGAGCTTGTTGCCGAGAGCGTAGCGCCTACCATGATGAGCGATGGCATGCTGCATTTTAGCAAGGTAGACATGCCTATGGGTGAATTCTGGTTCAACAGTCCTACGCACGACAAACCCAATGATATGCTGGATGCCATTTCCGGTGCGCATATTTATGGTAAGCCGGTGATTCAGGCAGAAGCATTTACCACCGTGCGTATGGCCTGGAATGAACATCCCGGCAGTTTAAAGACGATACAGGACCGCAACTATGCACTTGGCCTGAACAGTGTGGCATACCATGTTTTTGTACAGAATCCCTGGACTGACCGCAAACCCGGTTCTACACTGGATGGGGTAGGCCTGTATTTTCAGCGTGATCAAACCTGGTGGAAGCCGGGAGTTGCCTGGGTTGACTATGCCCGCCGTTGCCAGTCGTTACTGCAGCTGGGAAAACCTGTTGCTGATGTTGCCGTATTTACCGGCGAGGAACTGCCACGCCGCTCCATTCTTCCCGACAGGCTGGTAACTACATTGCCCGGAATAATGGGAGCCGACCGGGTTCGTGAAGAAAAGCTGCGTCTTGCAAACGTGGGACAACCATTGCGAGTTAAACCTGATGGTGTAACACACGCTGCGAATATGGCGGATCCTGAGAACTGGACCGATCCATTAAGAGGTTATGCTTACGACTCTTTTAATGAAGATGCCATCCTGCGGCTGGCTACTGTGCACGATGGCCGTATTGTTTTACCTGGCGGCGCCAGCTATGGTGTGCTGGTATTACCGGTTCCGGGCGCAGCTACGCCTGATGGCGGCTATATGAATCCTGCTGTAGCAAAACGAATTGGAGAGCTGGTTAAAGCAGGTGCTACTGTAATTGCAGGCGACCGCTCGTTAAAAGCGCCGGGTTTGCACCAGGAAGCTGTTGCTTTACCTGTGGTTACAGGCAAAGGTAAATTGCTGAAAGCGCCTTACAATGATGCTAGTTTCGCAGCACTAGGAATTGCTCCGGATCTTATCATGAAAGACAGTACCGGCAAACAGGCTAAAGCGATGGCGTGGACGCACCGCACCGCTGCTGATTTCGACCTGTATTTTGTAGCCAACCAACTGGATAAGCCCAGGATACTGGAATTATCGTTGCGCGAAACAGGCCGCCTGCCTGAACTCTGGGATCCTGTTACCGGCGATACAATGGTGGCGAGGAACTGGAAGGTACAGGGCGGACGTACGGTATTGCCTGTAAAGCTTGAGGCCAATGCTTCCGTATTCGTTGTGCTGCGTAAAAAAGCAGTGCCTGCAAAACAGGCGTCAGGAAATAACTATACTACTCCTAAAGTGATACAAACACTGCAAGGCGGCTGGAAAGTACAGTTCGATACTGCATTTGGCGGCCCCGCTGCCGCTGTGCCATTCTCCCGTTTACAGGACTGGTCGAAACATGAGCTGCCTGGTGTGAAGTATTATTCCGGAACGGCCGTATATACGTATGATCTTGAATGGAATCAGAGCCTGCCTTCGGGCCGTACCTGGCTGCAGCTGGGAGAGGTGGCAAATCTGGCAGCTGTGAAACTGAATGGTGTGGATTGTGGTATCAGCTGGACTGCGCCTTATCGCGTAGACATTACAAAGGCATTGAAGAAAGGCATGAATAAACTGGAGATCAGTGTTACAAATACCTGGGCTAACCGTTTGATAGGAGATCATATCCTGAAAGATCAGAAGCCTGTAACATGGACCACAGCTCCTTTCCGCCTGGAAGGCAAACCATTGGAGGCGGCGGGTTTACTGGGCCCGGTGACCATTGCAGCAGAATAA
- the thiD gene encoding bifunctional hydroxymethylpyrimidine kinase/phosphomethylpyrimidine kinase, which yields MKRYPTVLTIAGSDSGGGAGIQADIKTISALGAYATTAVTAVTAQNTLGVTDIHVIPASVVEAQIRTIMDDMPPAAIKTGMIAGKGQVFAIATALLSYPATPLIVDPVMSSSRGQSLAEEGIHESLQQCLFPMATLVTPNLKEAALLTGIAVTDLPSMQQAASRILAMGARAVLVKGGHLKNTAELYDVYRDAAGDEQVYRAARIDSLNLHGTGCTLSSAIAALLARGMALKDAIAEAKNYMNQAIAAGKDVVSGEGPGPLNHFFRPLPLQVFN from the coding sequence ATGAAACGATATCCTACTGTATTAACGATCGCAGGATCGGACAGTGGTGGTGGTGCGGGTATCCAGGCTGATATTAAAACGATATCGGCGCTTGGAGCTTATGCTACCACTGCTGTTACTGCCGTTACTGCCCAGAATACCCTGGGGGTTACCGATATTCATGTTATTCCGGCTTCTGTTGTGGAAGCGCAGATCCGGACTATCATGGACGATATGCCTCCTGCTGCTATTAAAACGGGTATGATCGCCGGCAAAGGGCAGGTGTTTGCTATTGCAACAGCTTTGCTTTCTTACCCGGCTACTCCACTTATTGTAGATCCTGTAATGTCTTCCTCCCGGGGGCAATCCCTTGCGGAGGAGGGGATCCATGAGTCTCTACAGCAGTGCTTATTCCCTATGGCAACGCTGGTAACGCCTAACCTGAAGGAGGCTGCGTTACTAACGGGTATTGCCGTTACCGATCTGCCTTCCATGCAACAGGCAGCCTCGCGCATACTGGCCATGGGCGCCCGTGCCGTATTGGTGAAAGGCGGACATTTAAAAAATACGGCTGAACTATACGATGTGTACCGCGATGCCGCCGGTGATGAGCAGGTATACCGCGCTGCGCGTATCGATTCGCTGAACCTGCATGGTACAGGCTGTACGCTGTCGTCGGCAATAGCGGCGCTGCTGGCAAGGGGAATGGCGTTGAAAGATGCCATTGCCGAAGCCAAAAACTATATGAACCAGGCAATAGCTGCGGGCAAAGATGTGGTATCGGGCGAAGGTCCGGGGCCGCTGAATCATTTTTTCAGGCCGTTACCGCTACAGGTGTTCAATTAA
- a CDS encoding RNA recognition motif domain-containing protein — MKLFVAGLSNDLDDVDLKEMFELYGDVTSAKVILDRETGKSRGFGFVDMPDSNDARQAIETLDGAGLRGKKMSVKEADAQQAQGGGGGGFRSGGGGGGYRGGGDRGGDRGGYRGGGDRGGDRGGYRGGGDRGGYRSGGDDRGGDRGGYRGGGDRGGSGGGYRSGGDDRGGFNNRY; from the coding sequence ATGAAGCTTTTTGTAGCAGGTTTATCGAACGACCTGGACGATGTAGATTTAAAAGAGATGTTCGAGTTATACGGTGATGTGACTTCGGCGAAAGTGATCTTAGACAGGGAAACAGGTAAAAGCAGGGGATTTGGTTTTGTTGATATGCCGGATAGCAATGACGCCAGGCAAGCCATTGAAACACTGGATGGTGCTGGATTACGTGGAAAGAAAATGTCAGTAAAAGAAGCTGATGCCCAGCAGGCGCAAGGTGGCGGCGGCGGTGGTTTCCGCAGCGGTGGCGGCGGTGGTGGTTATCGTGGTGGTGGCGACCGTGGTGGTGATCGCGGCGGATACCGTGGCGGTGGCGATCGTGGCGGCGACCGTGGTGGTTATCGTGGCGGTGGCGATCGTGGTGGTTACCGCAGTGGTGGTGATGACCGTGGTGGTGATCGCGGCGGATACCGTGGCGGTGGCGATCGTGGTGGTAGTGGCGGAGGTTACCGCAGCGGCGGTGATGACCGTGGCGGATTCAACAATCGTTACTAG
- a CDS encoding SusC/RagA family TonB-linked outer membrane protein, with the protein MPKAIYIALLCLLPGLTAIAQSSPRTIRGSVRAAETNQPLQGATIVLNRSSRFATTDNHGNFSLQTQNEKNFISVSYVGRETVELQLRSDTVTVLLSASNRELDTVVAVAYTSVKRSGYPGAVSTISADKLEARQTPNLTNALQGLVPGLQTTLANGQPGNSSTLRIRGIGSINAGSAPFFVVDGAPFDGDINAFNAADIQSVSILKDAAAANLYGSRAANGVILITTRQGRKSDNVAVNAIVTQGWSGRAIKDYKKLNTKDYFELYWEALRNGRLESGATPAQAAAYASSILVSNLNINPYGPTLPQPVNTSGKLEDTAKLLWNDDWEAAMHQPARYTQAQLSFSGGGDKGTYYISGGYLNNDGAFLASGFKRYTFRGNFTSQAKKWLRAGLNLSGASTIQHNPTSSDSKTSNIIMYGRVMPGFYPIYQRKEDGSLLLDENGNAQYDYGNYRPSAALPRSNLMGTLPLDKSQVTRENASIRSFVELLFSKDLSFKTSYNIDYINGNSHYYTNPLYGDDAEIGGWVSKSNNRTLSYTWNNIFIYNHDFNGGHHLNVLGGHEYYSFNTSGIEGSRQKFVLPGLEEPVAASQLNDFTGTSDNYAKLSFFGQTQYNFLNRYFVTASLRSDGSSRFSPDSRWGTFWSAGASWRLAEEAFLKSEKWLNTLTLKASYGASGNDNLSSYYAYLALYSVKNNLGSGGVITSRLATPSLKWETNLNLNIGLDFAALDNRLSGTVNYYKRTSKNLLYAKPLAGSTGFASISANIGTLQNKGIELELNAIAIRTAQFNWNIQLNIAHNRNEITSLPQQYITSGTKRLAVGKSIYDFYLREWAGVDAADGRPLWYRTDANGKKDTTHDYTAATQYYAGSALPAVTGGITNTFNYKGIELSFLLAYSLGGKVLDGDMLYLLSGASSPGRTWSTELLERWTPENRHTNVPVLTTGKGNLNWTATSTRFLYSATYARLKTASLGYYLPKALLSRAGISSLKVYATGENLLTFFGHKGMDPEQSIDGTTYYQYPSMRTVSVGIQVGL; encoded by the coding sequence ATGCCTAAAGCTATCTATATCGCCCTGTTATGCCTGTTACCCGGCTTAACTGCGATAGCACAGTCTTCCCCCCGCACGATCAGAGGCTCCGTTCGTGCAGCAGAAACCAATCAGCCGTTACAGGGAGCCACCATCGTTTTAAACAGGTCGTCCCGGTTCGCCACTACCGACAACCATGGCAACTTCAGCCTGCAAACACAAAACGAAAAGAACTTTATAAGTGTATCCTATGTAGGGCGTGAAACCGTTGAACTGCAACTCCGCTCCGATACCGTCACCGTATTATTATCAGCATCCAATAGAGAGCTGGATACGGTGGTAGCGGTAGCCTATACCAGCGTCAAACGCTCCGGTTATCCCGGCGCCGTCTCCACCATCAGCGCCGACAAACTCGAGGCCCGGCAAACGCCGAACCTTACCAATGCATTACAGGGACTTGTTCCCGGCCTGCAAACCACGCTGGCCAATGGCCAGCCCGGCAACAGCTCAACATTACGCATCAGGGGCATAGGCTCCATCAATGCCGGCAGCGCCCCGTTCTTCGTAGTGGACGGCGCTCCTTTCGACGGCGACATCAATGCGTTTAATGCGGCAGATATTCAGTCGGTAAGCATCTTAAAAGATGCCGCTGCCGCCAACCTGTATGGCTCACGTGCCGCCAACGGCGTTATTCTTATCACTACCCGGCAGGGACGTAAATCCGACAATGTTGCCGTTAATGCAATCGTTACCCAGGGCTGGAGCGGCAGGGCCATAAAGGACTATAAGAAACTTAACACCAAAGATTATTTCGAACTCTATTGGGAAGCCTTACGCAACGGCCGGCTCGAAAGCGGCGCTACACCTGCACAGGCGGCCGCTTACGCAAGCAGCATTCTCGTTTCCAATCTCAATATCAACCCCTACGGCCCCACGCTGCCTCAGCCTGTAAATACCAGCGGCAAACTCGAAGACACGGCAAAGCTTCTATGGAACGACGACTGGGAAGCAGCCATGCATCAACCAGCCAGATACACACAGGCACAGCTAAGCTTCAGCGGTGGCGGAGACAAGGGCACTTACTATATTTCGGGCGGATATCTCAATAATGACGGCGCTTTCCTCGCCTCCGGCTTTAAACGTTATACCTTCCGCGGCAACTTTACTTCACAGGCAAAGAAATGGCTGCGCGCAGGCCTGAACCTCAGCGGCGCCAGCACCATCCAGCATAACCCAACATCATCCGATTCAAAAACAAGCAACATCATTATGTATGGCAGAGTGATGCCAGGCTTCTACCCTATTTACCAACGCAAAGAAGATGGCTCCCTGTTACTTGATGAAAATGGCAACGCCCAATACGATTATGGCAACTACCGCCCCAGCGCCGCCCTACCCAGATCAAACCTTATGGGCACACTGCCACTGGATAAATCACAGGTTACAAGAGAAAACGCATCCATCCGTTCTTTCGTGGAGCTGTTATTCTCAAAGGACCTGTCTTTTAAAACCAGCTATAACATTGACTACATCAACGGCAACAGCCATTACTACACCAACCCGTTGTATGGCGATGACGCTGAGATCGGTGGCTGGGTAAGCAAAAGCAACAACCGCACGTTGTCTTATACCTGGAACAATATCTTTATTTACAACCACGATTTCAACGGCGGACATCATCTGAACGTACTGGGTGGCCATGAATACTATTCGTTTAATACCAGTGGCATTGAAGGCTCACGCCAGAAGTTTGTACTGCCCGGACTGGAAGAACCTGTTGCGGCTTCACAGTTGAACGACTTTACCGGCACTTCCGACAATTACGCCAAACTCAGCTTCTTTGGGCAAACGCAGTATAATTTCCTGAACAGGTATTTCGTTACTGCTTCACTTCGCAGCGACGGCTCTTCCCGCTTTTCACCGGATTCACGCTGGGGCACTTTCTGGTCTGCAGGCGCCTCCTGGCGTTTAGCAGAAGAAGCTTTTCTTAAATCGGAAAAATGGCTGAATACCTTAACACTGAAAGCCAGTTATGGCGCTTCAGGCAATGATAACCTCAGCAGCTACTATGCTTACCTGGCGTTGTATTCCGTGAAAAACAACCTCGGCAGCGGTGGCGTTATTACATCAAGGCTGGCCACACCTTCATTGAAATGGGAAACCAATCTTAACCTGAACATCGGTCTCGATTTCGCAGCATTGGATAACCGCCTATCAGGTACTGTGAACTATTATAAACGCACCAGCAAGAACCTGCTTTACGCAAAACCACTTGCGGGTTCAACAGGCTTCGCATCTATCAGCGCCAACATCGGCACCTTACAGAATAAAGGAATTGAGCTTGAATTAAACGCCATTGCGATAAGAACAGCACAGTTCAACTGGAACATCCAGCTCAACATTGCACATAACAGAAATGAGATCACATCACTGCCACAGCAATATATTACCAGCGGCACCAAACGACTGGCAGTGGGTAAATCGATTTACGATTTTTACCTGAGAGAATGGGCAGGCGTTGACGCTGCAGACGGCAGACCGCTATGGTATCGTACCGATGCCAATGGCAAAAAGGACACAACACATGATTACACGGCCGCAACGCAATACTATGCAGGCAGCGCATTACCCGCAGTAACAGGCGGTATCACCAACACTTTCAACTATAAGGGTATAGAGCTCTCGTTCCTGCTTGCTTACAGCCTGGGCGGCAAAGTGCTCGATGGCGATATGCTTTATCTGTTATCGGGCGCTTCAAGTCCCGGACGTACCTGGAGCACAGAATTACTTGAACGCTGGACACCGGAAAACAGACACACCAATGTCCCCGTTCTTACTACCGGCAAAGGCAACCTGAACTGGACCGCCACTTCTACGCGCTTTTTATACAGCGCCACCTATGCACGTCTGAAAACAGCGTCCCTTGGTTATTATTTACCGAAGGCGCTGCTCTCCCGTGCCGGCATTTCGAGCCTGAAAGTATACGCCACCGGCGAAAACCTGCTCACCTTCTTCGGTCATAAAGGAATGGACCCCGAGCAATCTATTGATGGCACTACCTACTATCAATATCCATCCATGCGCACCGTATCGGTAGGTATCCAGGTAGGACTTTAA
- a CDS encoding RagB/SusD family nutrient uptake outer membrane protein encodes MKRKYRNPFLLAVLLLTVFTACNKQLNTAPSNAVPEEILFRDINNLATIWEGTWASMMDDFYGGTYSNPGFKSIGLVSDVMGYDVAVITTKYAFPATYRFQQMHDKTQARVTAFWNQLYKIINNMNIIIAHVDDVAGSESAKKILKGQSLALRAHIYTTLASFYQFSYQKDPDAKAVPLYTVPAADTTQGNPRASLRQIYQQVITDLTQAKTLLTGYSRPAKYKIDLDVVNGLLARAYLNTGQWANAAASAGEVLKNYTLMSAADYSKGFNDVSNVEWVWGHPEIPSQSDGSYSFHFLDVSSSASGYYSFMADPYFMLLFNDADIRKSLFKWNGATGREGFLQYKKFTFRQDETADLVLMRSAEMYLIEAEGYARNNQFTEAATALNTLRVKRNAPAFQLNSNTQPLMVDSILIERRKELFGEGFALSDIIRNQLPVVRKPYEDADHNAIQVTVITPSGAEKQVASRSHEPLSLPANSPLFIFAIPQSEEENNPNLYK; translated from the coding sequence ATGAAAAGAAAATATAGAAACCCCTTTTTACTTGCAGTGCTGTTGTTAACAGTCTTCACAGCTTGTAACAAACAACTGAACACGGCGCCCTCGAATGCCGTACCGGAAGAGATCCTGTTCCGCGATATAAACAATCTCGCTACTATCTGGGAAGGCACCTGGGCCTCAATGATGGATGATTTTTATGGAGGTACCTACTCCAATCCCGGTTTTAAATCCATAGGCCTTGTAAGCGACGTCATGGGGTACGATGTTGCTGTCATTACCACCAAATATGCATTTCCAGCCACCTATAGGTTCCAGCAGATGCACGATAAAACACAAGCCCGTGTAACGGCTTTCTGGAACCAGCTTTATAAGATCATCAACAATATGAATATCATCATAGCGCATGTTGATGACGTTGCAGGCAGTGAATCGGCAAAGAAGATTCTGAAAGGCCAGTCGCTGGCATTACGGGCTCATATCTATACCACGCTGGCTTCATTCTACCAGTTTTCTTACCAGAAAGATCCTGACGCCAAAGCCGTGCCATTATATACCGTTCCCGCCGCTGATACAACTCAGGGGAATCCCCGCGCCTCACTCAGACAAATATACCAGCAGGTGATCACCGATCTCACACAAGCGAAAACATTGCTGACGGGTTACAGCCGCCCTGCCAAATACAAAATAGATCTGGATGTTGTGAACGGACTGCTCGCAAGAGCCTATCTGAATACAGGACAGTGGGCCAATGCCGCAGCCAGCGCCGGCGAGGTGCTGAAGAACTATACACTCATGTCTGCTGCAGATTACAGCAAGGGCTTCAACGATGTCAGCAATGTAGAATGGGTTTGGGGCCATCCTGAAATCCCCAGTCAAAGCGATGGCAGCTACAGCTTTCATTTCCTCGATGTAAGCTCATCCGCTTCAGGCTACTACAGCTTTATGGCAGATCCTTATTTCATGCTTTTGTTCAACGATGCAGATATCCGAAAATCGCTGTTCAAATGGAACGGAGCAACAGGAAGAGAAGGTTTTCTGCAGTATAAAAAATTTACTTTCCGCCAGGATGAAACAGCTGACCTGGTACTGATGAGAAGTGCAGAAATGTATCTGATAGAAGCTGAAGGTTATGCACGGAACAATCAATTCACAGAAGCAGCAACGGCATTGAATACACTAAGAGTAAAAAGAAACGCTCCTGCATTTCAGTTAAACAGCAACACGCAGCCATTAATGGTCGACTCTATCCTTATTGAAAGGCGAAAAGAACTTTTTGGAGAAGGGTTCGCACTATCAGACATCATCCGTAATCAGCTTCCCGTTGTAAGGAAGCCATATGAAGATGCAGATCACAATGCCATTCAGGTCACGGTTATTACTCCCAGTGGTGCAGAGAAGCAGGTAGCTTCACGTTCGCATGAACCATTAAGCCTTCCTGCCAATAGCCCGCTATTCATTTTTGCGATTCCGCAAAGTGAAGAAGAGAACAATCCCAACCTATACAAATAG